Proteins from a single region of Sphingomonas morindae:
- a CDS encoding DUF2254 domain-containing protein produces the protein MTRWQWLLRLVTRRMWFRAALMCGFGGALALAGALVGHTISYHFAATVGSKSVDSILTMLASSMLAVTTFSLTAMVSAYAGATSTITPRAVQLLIDDSTAQNALATFLGSFLFAIVGIVALSTGLYGETGRVILFFGTILVILMIVVTLLRWIEHIARFGRVSDTIDRVERAAMAAVERMAVPLALDYAPPAVAQSGMTGVPASTMARVTHVDIALLGEIADAATVDIHLLALPGRLAEPGRPLALIAGAVDEAVLEKVRQAFTLAHQRAFDHDPRFGLVVLSEIASRALSPAVNDPGTAIAVIEAGGRVLLRLLDHRSDGRTRLPARIHVPPTALADLLDDWCRPIARDGAAIVEVGVRLQKTLGALARHAPAARHVIAREALDAVKRARAALASEADRDLIERTHRAAFGA, from the coding sequence GCAGCCCTGATGTGTGGGTTCGGCGGTGCGCTGGCGCTCGCCGGTGCGCTGGTGGGCCACACCATATCCTATCACTTCGCCGCGACGGTCGGGTCGAAATCGGTCGACAGCATTCTGACCATGCTCGCCTCGAGCATGCTCGCGGTCACCACCTTCTCGCTGACCGCCATGGTCTCGGCCTATGCGGGTGCGACCAGCACGATCACGCCGCGCGCCGTCCAGCTCCTGATCGACGACAGCACCGCGCAGAACGCGCTCGCCACCTTTCTCGGCAGCTTCCTGTTCGCAATCGTGGGCATCGTCGCCTTGTCCACCGGCCTCTATGGCGAAACCGGCCGCGTGATCCTGTTCTTCGGCACGATCCTGGTCATCCTGATGATCGTCGTGACGCTGCTGCGCTGGATCGAACATATCGCCCGGTTCGGGCGCGTGTCCGACACGATCGACCGGGTCGAGCGCGCGGCGATGGCAGCGGTGGAAAGAATGGCCGTGCCGCTCGCGCTCGACTATGCGCCGCCCGCGGTCGCGCAGAGCGGCATGACGGGCGTGCCGGCTTCCACCATGGCGCGGGTCACCCATGTCGATATCGCGCTGCTGGGCGAGATCGCCGACGCGGCGACGGTCGATATCCACCTGCTCGCCCTCCCCGGCAGATTGGCCGAACCCGGGCGACCGCTGGCGTTGATCGCCGGGGCCGTCGACGAGGCGGTGTTGGAGAAGGTGCGGCAGGCTTTCACCCTGGCGCACCAGCGCGCCTTCGATCACGATCCACGCTTCGGCCTGGTGGTTCTCTCGGAGATCGCGTCGCGGGCGCTGTCACCGGCGGTCAACGATCCCGGCACGGCGATCGCGGTGATCGAAGCGGGCGGCCGTGTCTTGCTGCGGCTGCTCGATCATCGCTCGGACGGCCGCACGCGGCTTCCCGCCCGGATCCATGTTCCACCGACAGCCTTGGCCGATCTCCTCGACGATTGGTGCCGACCCATTGCGCGAGACGGCGCGGCGATCGTCGAAGTCGGCGTTCGCCTGCAGAAGACGCTGGGCGCGCTGGCGCGACACGCCCCGGCGGCACGACACGTCATCGCGCGCGAGGCGCTTGATGCCGTCAAGCGGGCGCGCGCCGCGCTGGCAAGCGAGGCCGACCGAGACCTGATCGAGCGAACGCATCGCGCGGCCTTTGGCGCCTAA
- a CDS encoding SDR family oxidoreductase — protein MRVFLTGATGFIGSRIIPELLDRGHRVLGLTRSDAGARQLEAAGAEVHVGDLEKPETLAAGAAAADAVIHCAFDHNFQTFFENTRKDERNIKAMGEALDGTHKPLLLTSGVGIGTPVEGGRATEDVLNPRHPNPRIATEFAGAALTARGIDVRTIRLPQVHDTSRAGLITPLILEARRAGAVAYLGEGRARWAAAHVSDVARLYVLALEQGEPGARYHASAEEGVAARAIAEAIGTGTGLPVRSVTPAEIDQYFGWMAPFAGLDMTASNDWTRARLGWEPTGPDLLTDLAATDYAALVPA, from the coding sequence ATGCGTGTTTTCCTGACGGGCGCGACCGGCTTCATCGGCTCCCGCATCATCCCCGAACTGCTCGACCGCGGCCACCGGGTGCTCGGCCTCACCCGCTCCGACGCAGGTGCCCGCCAGCTCGAGGCGGCGGGCGCCGAGGTGCATGTCGGCGACCTGGAAAAGCCGGAGACGCTCGCGGCCGGGGCGGCCGCCGCCGATGCGGTGATCCATTGTGCGTTCGATCATAATTTCCAGACATTCTTCGAGAACACCAGGAAGGACGAACGCAATATCAAGGCCATGGGCGAGGCGCTCGACGGGACGCACAAGCCCTTGCTGCTCACCTCGGGCGTCGGCATCGGCACGCCGGTGGAGGGCGGCCGCGCGACCGAGGACGTGCTCAACCCGCGCCACCCCAATCCCCGCATCGCCACCGAGTTCGCGGGCGCGGCGCTGACCGCGCGGGGCATCGACGTCCGCACCATCCGCTTGCCGCAGGTGCACGACACCAGCCGGGCCGGGCTGATCACGCCCTTGATCCTCGAAGCGCGGCGCGCCGGGGCGGTCGCCTATCTGGGCGAGGGCAGGGCGCGCTGGGCGGCGGCGCATGTCTCCGACGTAGCGAGGCTCTATGTGCTGGCGCTGGAGCAAGGCGAGCCGGGCGCGCGCTACCATGCGTCGGCCGAAGAGGGCGTGGCCGCACGGGCCATCGCCGAGGCGATCGGCACGGGCACCGGGCTGCCGGTCCGCTCGGTCACGCCGGCCGAGATCGACCAGTATTTCGGCTGGATGGCGCCCTTTGCCGGGCTCGACATGACGGCGTCGAACGACTGGACCCGCGCGCGGCTGGGATGGGAGCCGACCGGCCCGGATCTCCTCACCGACCTCGCCGCGACCGACTATGCGGCGCTCGTTCCCGCCTGA
- a CDS encoding helix-turn-helix transcriptional regulator — translation MASEAHKQLGTYLRDRRTRLDPAAFGFGGGRRRTPGLRREEVASRANISATWYTWLEQGRGGAPSADVLDRIAKGLMLTEPEREHLYMLGLGRLPEARYRPVDGITPRLQRVLDAMALSPAIIKTATWEVVGWNRAAAVLLTDYAKLPREGRNILRLMFGSDHVRRRNEDWNSIARFVVGAFRADVARAGASTSAEVTKLVAELCETSPEFEALWQDNDVVAHGEGVKRIHHPDAGWLALEFSSFAVEGRPDLGMIIYNPASPEDAGKLRALLGHDEA, via the coding sequence ATGGCCAGCGAAGCGCACAAGCAACTCGGCACCTATCTGCGCGATCGGCGCACGCGGCTGGATCCGGCGGCGTTCGGCTTTGGCGGTGGCCGGCGCCGGACTCCCGGCCTACGCCGCGAGGAAGTCGCCAGCCGCGCCAATATCAGCGCGACCTGGTATACATGGCTCGAGCAGGGGCGCGGCGGGGCGCCCTCGGCGGACGTGCTCGACAGGATCGCCAAGGGCCTGATGCTGACCGAGCCGGAACGCGAGCATCTCTACATGCTGGGCCTTGGGCGCCTCCCCGAGGCGCGGTATCGACCCGTCGACGGCATCACCCCCCGCCTCCAGCGCGTGCTCGACGCGATGGCGCTGAGCCCGGCCATCATCAAGACGGCGACCTGGGAGGTCGTCGGCTGGAACCGCGCCGCGGCGGTGCTGCTGACCGATTACGCCAAGCTGCCGCGCGAGGGACGCAATATCCTCCGGCTGATGTTCGGCAGCGACCATGTGCGGCGCCGCAACGAGGATTGGAACAGCATCGCCCGTTTCGTCGTCGGTGCCTTCCGCGCCGATGTCGCGCGCGCCGGCGCCAGCACCAGCGCGGAGGTGACGAAGCTGGTGGCCGAGCTGTGCGAAACCAGCCCCGAATTCGAAGCGCTCTGGCAGGACAATGATGTCGTCGCGCATGGCGAGGGGGTGAAGCGCATCCACCATCCCGATGCAGGGTGGCTCGCGCTGGAATTCTCGTCCTTCGCGGTCGAAGGCCGGCCCGACCTGGGGATGATCATCTACAATCCGGCGTCGCCCGAAGATGCCGGGAAGCTCCGCGCGCTGCTGGGCCATGACGAGGCATGA
- a CDS encoding GlxA family transcriptional regulator, which translates to MTEAGARRVIWFVVFPGFELLDLGGPLCAFNLAVDFHAAPYEMRIVASSDGLVRGSSGVRIETVCPDDDGHIDTLIVVGASTIDALQSQAATVAFLREAAPRARRIASICTGAFLLAEAGLLDGHRATTHWRYAGELQRRYPSLRVDADRIFIREDEVWTSAGITAGIDLALAMIEEDCGTEVSKIIARDLVVYHRRSGGQSQFSTLLDLEPRPGRIREALAYARAHLRERLSVEQLAEVACISPRQFARQFVAETGETPARAVERLRCEAAIPRIENSSEALDQIALHTGFGDLERMRRACLRIYGHPPQALRRQRRR; encoded by the coding sequence ATGACCGAAGCGGGTGCGAGGCGTGTCATCTGGTTCGTCGTGTTCCCGGGCTTCGAATTGCTCGATCTCGGCGGGCCGCTCTGCGCGTTCAATCTGGCGGTCGATTTTCATGCCGCGCCGTACGAGATGCGGATCGTCGCAAGCTCGGACGGGCTCGTGCGGGGGTCGTCGGGCGTCCGGATCGAGACCGTCTGCCCGGATGACGACGGCCACATCGACACGCTCATCGTCGTCGGCGCCTCGACGATCGACGCGCTCCAAAGCCAGGCAGCGACGGTCGCCTTTCTTCGGGAAGCCGCGCCGCGCGCCCGGCGGATCGCGAGCATATGCACCGGCGCCTTTCTGCTTGCCGAGGCGGGCCTGCTCGACGGTCACCGCGCGACGACGCACTGGCGCTACGCCGGGGAGCTGCAGCGGCGCTATCCCTCGCTGAGGGTGGATGCGGATCGCATCTTCATCCGCGAGGACGAGGTGTGGACCTCGGCCGGCATCACCGCCGGGATTGATCTCGCGCTCGCCATGATCGAGGAGGATTGCGGGACCGAGGTATCGAAGATCATCGCCCGCGATCTTGTCGTCTACCATCGGCGAAGCGGCGGACAGTCGCAATTCTCGACCTTGCTCGACCTGGAACCGCGACCGGGGCGGATCCGCGAAGCGCTCGCCTATGCGCGGGCGCATCTGCGCGAACGGCTCTCGGTTGAGCAGCTCGCCGAGGTGGCCTGCATCAGCCCGCGCCAGTTCGCGCGGCAGTTCGTCGCCGAAACGGGCGAGACGCCCGCACGTGCCGTCGAAAGGCTGCGCTGCGAGGCGGCAATCCCGCGGATCGAGAATTCGAGCGAGGCGCTCGATCAGATCGCGCTCCACACCGGCTTCGGCGATCTCGAACGGATGCGGCGCGCCTGCCTGCGGATTTACGGGCATCCCCCACAGGCGCTCCGCCGGCAACGGCGACGCTGA
- a CDS encoding alpha/beta fold hydrolase has translation MAKISNIILVHGAWADGSSWAKVLPLLAAQGMTVTAVQLPLTAFDADVAAVRRAIALAEGEVVLVGHSYAGAVIGEAGNDPKVARMVYIDAFAPDAGESAGALFAQFEAAPLGAELRPDAEGFLKLSREGAFTLFAQDLSQSEKAAIYATQGPINGAALGGTLTAAAWRDRPVFYMIGDQDHAIPPVEQARMATRMNATITHVDSSHVPMLSQPQAVADFILSAAA, from the coding sequence ATGGCGAAGATCTCCAACATCATTCTGGTGCATGGCGCGTGGGCCGATGGCTCGAGCTGGGCGAAGGTCCTGCCGCTGCTGGCGGCGCAGGGCATGACCGTGACGGCGGTTCAGCTCCCGCTGACGGCCTTCGATGCCGATGTCGCGGCGGTTCGCCGCGCGATCGCGCTGGCCGAAGGCGAGGTCGTGCTCGTCGGCCACAGCTATGCCGGCGCGGTGATCGGCGAGGCGGGCAATGATCCGAAGGTCGCCCGCATGGTCTATATCGACGCCTTCGCGCCCGATGCCGGCGAATCCGCGGGCGCGCTGTTCGCCCAATTCGAGGCGGCGCCGCTCGGCGCGGAGCTGCGGCCCGACGCCGAAGGCTTTCTGAAGCTGAGCCGCGAGGGCGCCTTCACCCTGTTCGCGCAGGATCTGAGCCAGAGCGAGAAGGCCGCCATCTATGCGACGCAGGGGCCGATCAATGGGGCGGCGCTCGGTGGTACGCTCACGGCGGCCGCGTGGCGCGATCGGCCGGTCTTCTACATGATCGGCGATCAGGATCATGCCATTCCGCCGGTCGAGCAGGCGCGCATGGCGACGCGGATGAACGCGACCATCACGCATGTCGACAGCAGCCACGTGCCGATGCTGTCACAGCCGCAGGCCGTCGCCGACTTCATCCTGAGCGCCGCTGCCTGA
- a CDS encoding alpha/beta fold hydrolase, protein MFIRSNGIDLHVQQRGAGLPALVFLHYWGGSSRTWHHVIDDLDDEFRTIAIDHRGWGKSDKPESGYALADLAADAMGVITEMALQRYILVGHSMGGKVAQRIAAQRPAGLKGLVLVAPSPPSPLGLPEEVRRGMVSAYATRESIIATVEQVLAPNGLCDADLEMVIEDSLRGAPAAIAAWPLATSQEDITALASRIEVPTIVISGEDDRVDPPAILRRELLPRVPQAQLHLLAGVGHLSPLEAPGAIADLVRTFARAVMPDLTAPASTTGR, encoded by the coding sequence ATGTTCATCCGCTCGAACGGCATCGACCTTCACGTGCAGCAGAGAGGCGCGGGCCTGCCCGCTCTGGTCTTCCTGCATTACTGGGGCGGCTCCTCGCGAACCTGGCATCATGTGATCGACGATCTGGACGATGAGTTCCGAACGATCGCGATCGATCACCGCGGCTGGGGAAAATCCGACAAGCCCGAAAGCGGCTACGCGCTCGCCGATCTAGCGGCGGACGCCATGGGCGTGATCACCGAAATGGCGTTGCAGCGCTATATCCTTGTCGGCCACTCGATGGGCGGAAAGGTCGCGCAACGGATCGCCGCCCAGCGGCCGGCCGGGCTCAAGGGGCTGGTTCTCGTCGCGCCATCGCCGCCCTCGCCGCTCGGCCTGCCGGAGGAGGTGCGGCGGGGCATGGTGAGCGCCTACGCGACGCGCGAGAGCATCATCGCCACGGTCGAGCAGGTGCTTGCCCCGAACGGCCTCTGCGACGCAGATCTTGAGATGGTGATCGAGGACAGCCTGCGCGGAGCGCCGGCGGCGATCGCGGCGTGGCCGCTCGCCACCAGCCAGGAAGACATCACCGCGCTGGCGTCCCGGATCGAGGTGCCTACGATCGTCATTTCCGGAGAAGACGACCGCGTCGATCCGCCGGCGATCCTGCGGCGCGAACTCCTGCCGCGCGTGCCGCAGGCGCAGCTGCACCTGCTTGCCGGCGTCGGCCACCTCTCGCCGCTGGAAGCGCCCGGCGCCATCGCCGATCTCGTCCGCACCTTCGCGCGCGCCGTGATGCCCGACCTCACGGCCCCGGCATCCACGACAGGCCGCTGA
- a CDS encoding enoyl-CoA hydratase/isomerase family protein, which produces MYDYQTLRLEAQGAVLFVTIDAPPMNLIGPELVRDLVSLIELLDRGEPYRVAVFRSADPDFFISHVDVTKVSAYRAEAARLTGEASIALLFRRLAETRAVTIAQIEGRARGAGSEFVLNCDMRFGARGRAILAQNEAAFGLIPGGGGAQHLVRMVGRGRALEILLSADDYDADLAERYGWINRSLDREEIGPFVAALAHRIARMPATGHAIVKERINAISLPPVEDYRRDSDLFGEGVTQVAAQRRIHAALDRGFQSREAEIEAGKLLGTLPD; this is translated from the coding sequence ATGTACGACTATCAGACGCTTCGGCTCGAAGCGCAGGGCGCCGTCCTGTTCGTCACCATCGACGCGCCGCCGATGAACCTCATCGGGCCTGAACTGGTCCGCGATCTTGTCTCGCTGATCGAGCTGCTCGATCGCGGCGAGCCGTATCGCGTCGCGGTCTTCCGCAGCGCCGATCCCGATTTCTTCATCTCGCACGTCGACGTCACCAAGGTGAGCGCCTATCGAGCCGAAGCGGCAAGGCTGACCGGCGAGGCGTCGATAGCGCTGCTGTTCCGCAGGCTCGCCGAAACGAGGGCGGTCACGATCGCGCAGATCGAGGGCCGCGCGCGCGGCGCGGGCAGCGAATTCGTCCTCAACTGCGATATGCGCTTCGGCGCGCGCGGCCGGGCGATCCTGGCGCAGAATGAAGCGGCGTTCGGGCTGATCCCGGGCGGCGGCGGCGCGCAGCATCTTGTCCGCATGGTCGGGCGCGGCCGGGCCCTGGAGATTCTGCTCAGTGCGGATGATTATGACGCCGATCTCGCCGAACGCTATGGCTGGATCAACCGCAGCCTCGATCGGGAGGAGATCGGGCCGTTCGTCGCCGCGCTCGCGCATCGGATCGCGCGCATGCCGGCGACTGGCCATGCCATCGTCAAGGAGCGCATCAACGCCATCTCGCTCCCGCCCGTCGAAGACTATCGGCGCGACTCCGATCTCTTCGGCGAGGGCGTCACCCAGGTCGCGGCGCAGCGGCGCATCCATGCCGCACTCGATCGCGGCTTCCAGTCACGCGAAGCGGAAATCGAGGCGGGGAAGCTGCTCGGAACGCTGCCCGATTGA
- a CDS encoding acyltransferase family protein — MKNRVEGLTGIRGVAALAVLLYHLHFNPAFAQYNFSLTSRAYLAVDLFFILSGFVLSMRYDGLRMKSDAAAYFGFLLNRIARVYPLHLVVVTAATVRLFFGTSGSGALLTAPQLLANFTMSEAWGFGTPAVSGALWSVSTEAMAYLVFPLLTTLARVRPAWQTIGLAVIGYGTIAVFGDGSESMMDVASLENSFPLFRCLCGFAVGIVTHRAFTEGRLEAMRSDRSFYAVLLALGVAFMVPNSDLAIVATFPALVVALAHDGRAARAVFGNKVMAYLGLISYSLYLWHPLARDGLGHAYAIAQTHHVAIPIAVVVAVYVGGMIIVADISYRLIEVRGRKIVLALRTRVMPRRGQEDRRAFAHDQVGPAGADG; from the coding sequence ATGAAAAACCGCGTCGAAGGATTGACCGGCATCCGCGGCGTCGCCGCCCTGGCTGTTCTGCTCTACCATCTCCATTTCAATCCTGCATTCGCGCAGTACAATTTCTCCCTGACATCCAGAGCTTATCTCGCGGTCGACCTGTTCTTCATTCTCAGCGGCTTTGTCCTATCCATGAGATATGACGGTCTCCGGATGAAGTCGGACGCCGCAGCCTATTTCGGCTTTCTGCTGAACCGAATAGCGCGTGTCTATCCCTTGCACCTCGTGGTCGTGACTGCTGCGACGGTCCGTCTCTTCTTCGGTACAAGCGGCAGCGGGGCCTTGCTGACCGCGCCGCAGCTTCTCGCCAACTTCACCATGTCGGAAGCGTGGGGCTTCGGGACGCCGGCCGTCTCCGGCGCTTTGTGGTCGGTCAGCACCGAAGCCATGGCCTATCTCGTCTTCCCGCTCCTCACCACGCTCGCCCGCGTCCGCCCCGCGTGGCAGACCATTGGTCTGGCCGTGATCGGGTATGGAACGATCGCCGTCTTCGGTGATGGCTCCGAGAGTATGATGGACGTCGCGTCGCTGGAGAACTCCTTCCCGCTCTTCCGCTGTCTCTGTGGCTTCGCGGTCGGCATAGTGACGCATCGGGCGTTCACGGAGGGACGGCTCGAGGCCATGAGGTCCGACCGCAGCTTCTATGCCGTCCTGCTGGCGCTGGGCGTGGCCTTCATGGTGCCCAACTCCGATCTCGCAATCGTCGCGACCTTCCCCGCGCTCGTCGTCGCCCTGGCCCATGATGGCCGTGCCGCCAGAGCGGTGTTCGGGAACAAGGTGATGGCGTATCTCGGCCTCATCTCCTACTCGCTCTACCTATGGCACCCGCTGGCGCGTGACGGTCTTGGACATGCCTACGCGATCGCCCAGACGCATCATGTCGCGATTCCGATCGCCGTGGTGGTCGCGGTCTATGTCGGTGGCATGATCATCGTGGCCGACATCTCCTATCGGCTAATCGAGGTCCGCGGACGCAAGATCGTCCTCGCCCTGCGCACGCGCGTCATGCCGCGTCGGGGCCAGGAAGATCGCCGGGCGTTCGCTCACGACCAGGTCGGACCTGCCGGCGCCGATGGCTAG
- a CDS encoding polysaccharide deacetylase family protein has protein sequence MALGGRIDHPPAAIDRVRLPADIGRRFLVFVDTEEEFDWAAPRRREAPATETIAAVPGAHRRLAAFGVRPIYLLDYPVAADPRAIGHLAPLLASGEAEIGAQLHPWVNPPHDEPLTERNSFVGNLPEALEQAKIRALTDRLTAGFGRRPIVYRAGRYGIGPHSARLLEAEGYRLDCSARALFDYSDEGGPDFSGRDAWPHWAGPARLLLELPLTSVFGGRLRRHGARLYRRADAVPRGRGLLARTGLLQRLPLTPEGTPLADACLAIRLALEEGLQLLSISFHSPSLVPGHTPYVRDAADLRRFYAWWDGVLDLLAREGVQPISAEALLAAAWRARATGLPLASAGPA, from the coding sequence GTGGCTTTGGGCGGACGCATCGATCATCCGCCCGCGGCGATCGACCGGGTCCGCCTGCCCGCCGATATCGGGCGGCGTTTCCTCGTCTTCGTCGATACCGAGGAGGAGTTTGACTGGGCCGCCCCGCGTCGCCGCGAGGCCCCCGCGACCGAGACGATCGCGGCGGTGCCGGGCGCACACCGCCGGCTCGCCGCTTTCGGGGTCCGGCCCATCTATCTCTTGGACTATCCCGTCGCCGCCGATCCGCGCGCGATCGGCCATCTCGCGCCGTTGCTGGCCTCGGGCGAGGCGGAGATCGGCGCGCAGCTGCACCCCTGGGTCAACCCGCCGCACGACGAGCCGCTCACCGAGCGCAACAGCTTTGTCGGCAATCTGCCCGAGGCGCTGGAACAGGCCAAGATCCGCGCGCTGACCGATCGGCTGACCGCGGGCTTCGGCCGGCGCCCGATCGTCTATCGCGCGGGCCGCTACGGCATCGGCCCGCACAGCGCGCGGCTGCTCGAGGCGGAAGGCTATCGGCTGGACTGTTCGGCGCGCGCCTTGTTCGACTATTCCGACGAGGGCGGCCCCGATTTCTCGGGCCGCGACGCCTGGCCGCACTGGGCCGGGCCGGCGCGGCTGCTGCTCGAACTGCCGCTCACCAGCGTCTTTGGCGGCCGTCTGCGGCGCCATGGCGCGCGCCTCTACCGGCGTGCCGACGCCGTGCCGCGCGGGCGCGGGCTGCTGGCGCGCACCGGCCTGTTGCAGCGCCTGCCGCTGACCCCGGAGGGCACGCCGCTGGCCGACGCCTGCCTGGCGATCCGCCTGGCGCTGGAGGAGGGGCTGCAACTCCTCTCCATCTCCTTCCACTCGCCCTCGCTGGTGCCGGGCCACACGCCCTATGTGCGCGACGCCGCCGATCTCCGGCGCTTCTACGCCTGGTGGGACGGCGTGCTCGATCTGCTGGCGCGCGAGGGGGTGCAACCGATCTCCGCCGAAGCCCTGCTCGCCGCCGCCTGGCGCGCCCGCGCCACGGGCCTGCCGCTTGCCAGCGCCGGCCCGGCTTAG
- a CDS encoding sensor histidine kinase — protein MRFDDMLATVLARVPERPSARVTQWRQLLDLLAQRRAEDGDALLEDALGRIRALRDVVPLGARRDAAASLAVRPLAPALVALVAEDVPAVAGALLSRVVLADHEWLWLLPQLSAANRVFLRQRRDLGGYVEAALAGFGASDFVLAEPVGAARPARAEPRFDDGDDEAEPELPLEEEGDAPFAPGEGEGQIRSIISRIARFRTRREDEAVPPAPAQRASLIRFETDSAGIFRWVEGVPRGPLIGETIATPASGAYGVDGQAPGAFRRRAAFRNARLMVAGQGPAAGEWRIAGVPVFDPRDGRFLGYRGTGRRPRADERAEAAAHPDSLRQLVHELRTPLNAIGGFAEMIRRQMRGPVASAYRDRAAGIVEQAGRLMTAVDDLDVAARLDGRQLDLQRAALDLPALIAPICAEQAEASAARGVTFRWSIAPDLPLALGDASALRRMIARLASAAAAVAEPGETVVLEARAEGTGALLRVTRPPRLAALDEAALFDPGFGLAGAEGDGPLLGLGFSLHLVRRLAQLAGGQLRVEQGWFTLALVEAAAEVERPTG, from the coding sequence TTGCGATTTGACGATATGCTCGCGACGGTGCTGGCCCGCGTGCCCGAGCGTCCGTCCGCGCGCGTCACGCAATGGCGCCAGCTGCTTGATCTGCTCGCCCAGCGCCGCGCCGAGGATGGCGACGCGCTGCTGGAGGATGCGCTCGGCCGCATCCGCGCGCTGCGCGACGTGGTGCCGCTCGGCGCCCGCCGCGATGCCGCCGCCTCGCTGGCGGTCCGCCCGCTCGCGCCGGCGCTGGTCGCGCTGGTGGCCGAGGATGTGCCCGCCGTCGCCGGCGCGCTGCTCAGCCGCGTCGTGCTCGCCGATCATGAATGGCTGTGGCTGCTGCCCCAGCTCTCGGCCGCCAACCGCGTGTTCCTGCGCCAGCGGCGCGACCTGGGCGGCTATGTCGAGGCGGCGCTGGCGGGCTTCGGCGCGAGCGATTTCGTGCTGGCCGAGCCGGTCGGCGCGGCGCGGCCGGCGCGCGCCGAACCCCGCTTCGACGATGGCGATGACGAGGCAGAGCCCGAACTGCCGCTGGAGGAGGAGGGCGATGCGCCCTTCGCCCCGGGCGAGGGCGAGGGGCAGATCCGCTCGATCATCAGCCGCATCGCCCGCTTCCGCACGCGCCGCGAGGACGAGGCGGTGCCCCCCGCGCCGGCGCAGCGCGCCAGCCTGATCCGCTTCGAGACCGATTCCGCCGGTATTTTCCGCTGGGTGGAGGGCGTGCCGCGCGGGCCGCTGATCGGCGAGACGATCGCCACCCCCGCGAGCGGCGCCTATGGCGTGGACGGCCAGGCGCCCGGCGCGTTCCGACGCCGCGCCGCCTTCCGCAACGCGCGGCTGATGGTGGCGGGGCAGGGGCCGGCGGCGGGCGAGTGGCGGATCGCCGGCGTGCCCGTGTTCGATCCGCGCGACGGCCGCTTCCTGGGCTATCGCGGCACCGGCCGCCGGCCGCGCGCGGACGAGCGCGCCGAGGCGGCCGCCCATCCCGATTCGCTGCGCCAGCTGGTGCACGAGCTGCGCACGCCGCTCAACGCGATCGGCGGCTTCGCCGAGATGATCCGCCGCCAGATGCGCGGCCCCGTGGCGAGCGCCTATCGCGACCGCGCCGCCGGCATCGTCGAGCAGGCCGGCCGGCTGATGACGGCGGTGGACGATCTCGACGTCGCCGCGCGGCTCGACGGGCGGCAGCTCGATCTGCAGCGCGCCGCGCTCGATCTGCCGGCGCTGATCGCGCCGATCTGCGCCGAGCAGGCGGAGGCCTCCGCCGCGCGGGGCGTGACCTTCCGCTGGTCGATCGCGCCCGATCTGCCGCTCGCGCTCGGCGATGCCTCGGCGTTGCGGCGCATGATCGCGCGGCTCGCATCCGCCGCCGCCGCCGTCGCCGAACCTGGCGAGACGGTGGTGCTGGAGGCGCGCGCCGAGGGGACGGGCGCGCTGCTGCGCGTCACGCGGCCGCCGCGGCTCGCCGCGCTGGACGAGGCGGCGCTGTTCGATCCCGGCTTCGGCCTGGCCGGCGCGGAGGGCGACGGGCCGCTGCTGGGCCTCGGCTTCTCGCTCCATCTCGTCCGCCGTCTCGCGCAGCTTGCGGGTGGACAGTTGCGCGTCGAGCAGGGCTGGTTCACGCTGGCGCTGGTGGAGGCGGCCGCCGAGGTGGAACGGCCGACCGGCTGA
- a CDS encoding Lrp/AsnC family transcriptional regulator codes for MRSASLLLDPIDRTILSELQQDGRITNVELARRAGLTAPPCLRRVRTLEEGGVIRGYHAKLNPGALGYGITVFALVSLRSQAEEDLRAFEAHIATLPEVRECHMLNGEIDFILKIVAHDLQAFQAFLTSRLTTAPHVASVKTSLTIRTSKDEPGVPVDPA; via the coding sequence GTGCGCAGTGCGTCCCTGTTGCTCGACCCGATTGACCGCACCATCCTGTCCGAACTGCAGCAGGACGGGCGGATCACCAATGTCGAACTGGCGCGCCGGGCCGGATTGACCGCGCCGCCCTGCCTGCGGCGCGTGCGCACGCTGGAAGAGGGCGGCGTCATCCGCGGCTATCATGCCAAGCTCAATCCGGGCGCGCTCGGCTATGGCATCACCGTCTTCGCGCTGGTCTCGCTGCGGAGCCAGGCCGAGGAGGATCTCCGCGCCTTCGAGGCCCATATCGCCACCCTGCCCGAGGTGCGCGAATGCCATATGCTGAACGGCGAGATCGATTTTATCCTCAAGATCGTCGCGCATGATCTTCAGGCCTTCCAAGCCTTTCTCACCTCGCGGCTAACGACCGCGCCGCATGTCGCCAGCGTCAAGACCTCGCTGACGATCCGCACCTCCAAGGACGAGCCGGGCGTGCCGGTGGACCCCGCCTGA